A genomic segment from Egibacteraceae bacterium encodes:
- a CDS encoding biotin--[acetyl-CoA-carboxylase] ligase gives MQPADGDDLSPDRVAAALGPDASLGRPVQHYGVAVSAESLALGWARQHDAPEGALVVADVELSARGRRGQTWVSRAGRSLAFSVVLRPGLPPAGEGLLWLLASLAAAEGLEAVTDLDVRLKWPNDLLVGGRGIGGIRIDAHLGPGSIESAVVTVRVNVGLHEDDFPAELRGGVTSLAMEGAQRARSDVLAAVLDRLAARYEAGVASLLDDYRARCETIGTRVRALLMPTGEAVGLAADVDDHGALVLETPGGRGGIGVDRVQRLERA, from the coding sequence GTGCAACCGGCAGACGGCGACGACCTCTCCCCCGACCGGGTTGCCGCGGCGCTCGGCCCGGACGCGTCGCTGGGGCGACCCGTGCAGCACTACGGCGTCGCGGTGTCGGCCGAGTCGCTCGCGCTCGGGTGGGCCCGCCAGCACGACGCTCCCGAGGGCGCCCTCGTCGTGGCGGACGTCGAGCTCTCCGCACGCGGCCGGCGCGGCCAGACCTGGGTCTCCAGGGCCGGTCGCTCGCTGGCGTTCTCGGTGGTGCTGCGTCCGGGGCTGCCGCCCGCGGGAGAGGGCCTGCTGTGGCTGCTCGCGTCGCTGGCCGCCGCCGAGGGGCTCGAGGCCGTGACCGACCTCGACGTGCGGCTCAAGTGGCCGAACGACCTGCTCGTCGGCGGGCGGGGCATCGGGGGGATCCGGATCGACGCCCACCTCGGCCCGGGCTCCATCGAGTCCGCGGTCGTCACCGTGCGCGTCAACGTGGGCCTGCACGAGGACGACTTCCCCGCCGAGCTTCGCGGTGGGGTCACGAGCCTTGCGATGGAGGGCGCGCAGCGGGCCCGGTCGGACGTGCTGGCCGCCGTCCTCGACCGGCTGGCGGCCCGCTACGAGGCTGGTGTGGCGAGCCTGCTCGACGACTACCGGGCGCGCTGCGAGACGATCGGCACCCGCGTGCGGGCGCTGCTCATGCCGACCGGCGAGGCCGTGGGCCTCGCGGCCGACGTCGACGACCACGGGGCGCTCGTGCTCGAGACACCCGGTGGGCGCGGCGGCATCGGCGTCGACCGGGTGCAGCGCCTCGAGCGGGCCTGA